Proteins found in one Methylobacterium sp. CB376 genomic segment:
- the dgcN gene encoding N-acetyltransferase DgcN gives MQIATPYLMFLGDVPDRLAAKTAYGIVDWRPEWCTGQLRLPGCAADLGIPDLGIEEAVARGARTLIVGVVNAGGVLPEHWIASIVAALDAGLDVASGLHTRLGSVPAIAEAAARGGRQLHDVRHSDQRFDTGKGVKRPGRRLLTVGTDCSVGKKYTALALERGMRARGFDADFRATGQTGVFISGRGVAIDAVVADFISGAVEWISPAAAPEHWDLIEGQGSLFHPSFAGVSLGLLHGAQPDAFVICHEPTRTRMRGVQHPLPSIEEVIDLTSRCGRLTNPEIRPVGIAVNTQDLGEAEARTLLDALARAHDLPASDPVRFGVEEIVARIAALYPAGLPA, from the coding sequence ATGCAGATCGCGACCCCCTACCTGATGTTCCTCGGCGACGTCCCCGACCGCCTCGCCGCCAAGACCGCCTACGGCATCGTGGATTGGCGCCCCGAATGGTGCACCGGGCAGCTGCGGCTGCCGGGCTGCGCGGCCGATCTCGGCATCCCGGATCTCGGCATCGAGGAGGCGGTCGCGCGGGGCGCGCGCACCCTGATCGTCGGCGTCGTCAACGCCGGCGGGGTGCTGCCCGAGCACTGGATCGCGTCGATCGTCGCGGCCCTGGATGCGGGGCTCGACGTGGCGAGCGGCCTGCACACCCGGCTCGGCTCGGTCCCGGCCATCGCCGAGGCGGCGGCGCGGGGCGGGCGCCAGCTCCACGACGTGCGCCATTCCGACCAGCGCTTCGACACCGGCAAGGGGGTGAAGCGCCCGGGCCGCCGGCTGCTCACCGTCGGCACCGATTGCTCGGTCGGCAAGAAATACACCGCCCTCGCGCTGGAGCGGGGCATGCGCGCCCGCGGCTTCGACGCGGATTTCCGCGCCACCGGCCAGACCGGCGTCTTCATCTCGGGCCGCGGGGTCGCCATCGACGCGGTGGTGGCCGATTTCATCTCGGGCGCGGTCGAGTGGATCTCGCCCGCGGCGGCGCCGGAGCACTGGGACCTGATCGAGGGCCAGGGCTCGCTGTTCCACCCCTCCTTCGCGGGGGTGAGCCTCGGCCTCCTCCACGGCGCGCAGCCCGACGCCTTCGTGATCTGCCACGAGCCGACCCGCACGCGCATGCGCGGGGTGCAGCATCCCCTGCCCTCGATCGAGGAGGTGATCGACCTCACCTCGCGCTGCGGGCGCCTGACCAATCCGGAGATCCGCCCGGTCGGGATCGCGGTCAACACGCAGGATCTCGGCGAGGCCGAGGCCCGCACCCTGCTCGACGCGCTCGCCCGCGCCCACGACCTCCCGGCGAGCGACCCGGTGCGCTTCGGCGTCGAGGAGATCGTGGCGCGGATCGCGGCGCTCTACCCGGCGGGTCTGCCCGCATGA
- a CDS encoding transporter substrate-binding domain-containing protein — translation MAPKRLLILLVAGFAALPASAEELSGTLKKIKETGAITLGYRDSSVPFSYLDGNQKPVGYAMDICYKVVDAVKAKLGLPNLEVKLNPVTSATRIPLIANGTVDLECGSTTNNVDRQKQVSFTNTHFLTASRFVAKKSSNVSKFDDLKGKTVVSTSGTTNIRQINEYNAANKLGITILPAKDHAEAFLMVETGRAVAFVMDDVLLASLAASSKEPDAYLISTDAISKPEPYGIMLRKDDAPFKKVVDDATAAFYQSPEGPATYDKWFTKPIPPRNINLNLPMDAALKKAFAKPSDSPDPAMY, via the coding sequence ATGGCCCCCAAACGCCTGCTGATCCTGCTCGTGGCCGGCTTCGCCGCGCTGCCGGCCTCCGCCGAGGAGCTCTCCGGAACCCTGAAGAAGATCAAGGAGACCGGCGCGATCACCTTGGGCTACCGCGACTCCTCGGTGCCGTTCTCCTATCTCGACGGCAACCAGAAGCCGGTCGGCTACGCCATGGACATCTGCTACAAGGTGGTGGACGCGGTCAAGGCCAAGCTCGGCCTGCCGAATCTGGAGGTCAAGCTCAATCCGGTGACCTCGGCGACCCGCATTCCCCTGATCGCTAACGGCACGGTCGACCTGGAATGCGGCTCGACCACCAACAACGTCGATCGCCAGAAGCAGGTCTCCTTCACCAACACGCATTTCCTGACCGCCAGCCGCTTCGTCGCCAAGAAGAGCAGCAACGTCAGCAAGTTCGATGACCTGAAGGGCAAGACCGTCGTGTCGACCTCCGGCACGACCAACATCCGGCAGATCAACGAGTACAACGCCGCCAACAAGCTCGGGATCACGATCCTGCCGGCCAAGGACCACGCCGAGGCGTTCCTGATGGTCGAGACGGGGCGCGCGGTGGCCTTCGTGATGGACGACGTGCTCCTGGCCTCGCTGGCGGCGAGTTCGAAGGAGCCGGACGCCTACCTGATCTCCACCGACGCGATCTCCAAGCCCGAGCCCTACGGCATCATGCTGCGCAAGGACGACGCGCCGTTCAAGAAGGTGGTGGATGACGCGACGGCGGCCTTCTATCAGAGCCCGGAGGGCCCGGCGACCTACGACAAGTGGTTCACCAAGCCGATCCCGCCGCGCAACATCAACCTGAACCTGCCGATGGATGCGGCCCTGAAGAAGGCCTTCGCCAAGCCGAGCGACAGCCCCGACCCGGCGATGTACTGA
- a CDS encoding amino acid ABC transporter permease, with translation MNYNWNWSIFFEPSPEGTGTYADMLLSGLLWTIVTALCAWVIAFAVGSVIGVMRTLPNRFAQAFGNGYVELFRNIPLLVQMFLWFFVLPEMLPQSWGTWLKQLPDAPFYTAVVCLGFFTASRVAEQVRAGIQALPRGQRMAGTALGLTTSQTYRYVLLPNAYRIILPPLTSEFLNNLKNTSVALTIGLLELTARARSMQEFSFQVFEAFTAATILYIIINLLVVTAAGYLERKVAIPGAR, from the coding sequence ATGAACTACAATTGGAACTGGAGCATCTTCTTCGAGCCCTCGCCCGAGGGCACGGGGACCTACGCCGACATGCTCCTGTCGGGCCTCCTGTGGACCATCGTGACGGCCCTCTGCGCCTGGGTCATCGCCTTCGCGGTCGGGTCCGTGATCGGCGTCATGCGCACGCTGCCGAACCGGTTCGCCCAGGCCTTCGGGAACGGCTACGTCGAGCTCTTCCGCAACATCCCGCTGCTGGTGCAGATGTTCCTCTGGTTCTTCGTGCTGCCGGAGATGCTGCCGCAGAGCTGGGGCACGTGGCTGAAGCAGCTGCCCGACGCGCCCTTCTACACGGCGGTGGTGTGCCTGGGCTTCTTCACGGCCTCGCGCGTCGCCGAGCAGGTGAGGGCGGGCATCCAGGCCCTGCCGCGGGGCCAGCGCATGGCCGGCACGGCGCTGGGGCTCACCACCTCCCAGACCTACCGGTACGTGCTGCTGCCCAACGCCTACCGCATCATCCTGCCCCCGCTCACCTCCGAGTTCCTCAACAACCTCAAGAACACGTCGGTCGCGCTGACCATAGGGCTCCTCGAACTCACCGCCCGCGCCCGCTCGATGCAGGAATTCTCGTTCCAGGTCTTCGAGGCCTTCACGGCCGCCACCATCCTGTACATCATCATCAATCTCCTGGTGGTGACGGCGGCCGGGTACCTGGAGCGCAAGGTCGCGATACCCGGCGCCCGCTGA
- a CDS encoding amino acid ABC transporter permease — translation MLSNFDFSVIVSALPYLFLTGMTFTLTLTALAAVSGTILGTLIAMMRLSGLPVLPLVAKGYVNFMRSLPLVLVIFWFYFLVPYLGQWLIGAERPIQVGAFTSSLVTFTLFEAAYFSEIMRAGIQSIPKGQAAAASALGLTYWQSMGSVILPQAFRNMLPVLLTQTIVLFQDTSLVYVLSITDFLGAASKVAQRDGRLVEMYLFAALVYFAICFLASILVRRLQRRIAIIR, via the coding sequence ATGCTGTCGAACTTCGATTTCAGCGTCATCGTCAGCGCGCTGCCCTACCTCTTCCTCACCGGGATGACCTTCACGCTGACGCTGACCGCGCTGGCGGCGGTGAGCGGCACCATCCTCGGCACGCTCATCGCCATGATGCGGCTCTCGGGCCTGCCGGTGCTGCCGCTGGTGGCCAAGGGCTACGTCAACTTCATGCGCTCGCTGCCGCTGGTGCTGGTGATCTTCTGGTTCTACTTCCTGGTGCCGTATCTCGGGCAGTGGCTGATCGGGGCCGAGCGGCCGATCCAGGTCGGCGCCTTCACCTCCTCGCTCGTCACCTTCACGCTGTTCGAGGCGGCCTACTTCTCCGAGATCATGCGGGCGGGCATCCAGTCGATCCCCAAGGGTCAGGCCGCCGCCGCCTCGGCGCTCGGTCTGACCTACTGGCAGAGCATGGGGTCGGTCATCCTGCCCCAGGCCTTCCGCAACATGCTGCCGGTCCTGCTGACCCAGACCATCGTGCTGTTCCAGGACACCTCGCTCGTCTACGTGCTGTCGATCACCGACTTCCTCGGCGCCGCCTCGAAGGTGGCGCAGCGCGACGGGCGCCTCGTCGAGATGTACCTCTTCGCCGCTTTGGTCTACTTCGCGATCTGCTTCCTCGCCTCGATCCTGGTGCGCCGCCTGCAGCGCCGCATCGCCATCATCCGCTGA
- a CDS encoding amino acid ABC transporter ATP-binding protein, with amino-acid sequence MIVIDQVSKWYGDFQVLTNCTTSIRKGEVVVVCGPSGSGKSTLIKCVNALEPFQKGQITVDGTRIADKKTNLPKLRSRVGMVFQHFELFPHLSITDNLTLAQRKVLGRSRAEAEAKGLALLERVGLKAHAHKFPGQLSGGQQQRVAIARALAMNPIVMLFDEPTSALDPEMVGEVLDVMVELAREGMTMMVVTHEMGFARKVANRVIFMDRGEIVEDAQKEEFFGSPRSERAQTFLSKILSH; translated from the coding sequence ATGATCGTGATCGATCAGGTCAGCAAGTGGTACGGCGACTTCCAGGTGCTGACGAATTGCACCACCTCGATCCGGAAGGGCGAGGTGGTGGTGGTCTGCGGCCCCTCGGGCTCCGGCAAGTCCACCCTGATCAAGTGCGTGAACGCCCTCGAACCGTTCCAGAAGGGGCAGATCACGGTCGACGGGACGCGGATCGCCGACAAGAAGACCAACCTGCCGAAGCTGCGCTCGCGCGTCGGCATGGTGTTCCAGCATTTCGAGCTGTTCCCGCACCTCTCGATCACCGACAACCTGACGCTCGCCCAGCGCAAGGTGCTGGGCCGCAGCCGCGCCGAGGCGGAGGCGAAGGGCCTCGCGCTGCTGGAGCGGGTCGGGCTGAAGGCGCACGCGCACAAGTTCCCGGGCCAGCTCTCGGGCGGGCAGCAGCAGCGCGTGGCGATCGCCCGGGCGCTCGCCATGAACCCGATCGTGATGCTGTTCGACGAGCCCACCTCCGCCCTCGACCCCGAGATGGTCGGCGAGGTGCTGGACGTGATGGTGGAGCTCGCCCGCGAGGGCATGACCATGATGGTCGTCACCCACGAGATGGGCTTCGCCCGCAAGGTGGCGAACCGGGTGATCTTCATGGACCGCGGCGAGATCGTCGAGGACGCGCAGAAGGAGGAGTTCTTCGGATCGCCCCGCAGCGAGCGCGCCCAGACCTTCCTGTCCAAGATCCTGTCCCACTGA
- a CDS encoding porin yields MAIRFTSLSMAALAVLSGYAQAADLPPKVAPAPAAPAACKATLSFPVYNGPIKQNPDPTCFTIGGFGDIYVGGALTGYAYTQTNQFAPGLALPLGIFPDRDRAARVDFSNLMGFVQKADGPFQFYIAAGAYAVPTLGAQNYSAINQTDLLFGPLPVAFGKWQINDAWSIQGGRMPTLIGSEAPFTFQNLNISRGLLFFQENIINHGVQVNWSEGPWSVSVAGTDGFYSGEISWFTGSVAYKLNDANTIGVNGGFNVDRTNAGIKSFRYQFATPLFQQNSGIFNINYTYSDGPWIITPYFQFTNVERDPRIGIVESASTYGGAILASYAFNDNFALAGRVEYETQTGNRFTGLTSLLYGPGSSALSVTVTPTFTFGRYFLRGEYAHVQLYDITAGLGFGKAGNKTSQDRYLIETGFTF; encoded by the coding sequence GTGGCGATCCGCTTCACCTCCCTCAGCATGGCCGCCTTAGCCGTCTTGTCCGGCTACGCTCAGGCGGCGGACCTGCCCCCCAAGGTCGCGCCGGCCCCGGCGGCGCCCGCGGCCTGCAAGGCCACGCTCTCGTTCCCGGTCTATAACGGACCGATCAAGCAGAACCCGGACCCGACCTGCTTCACGATCGGCGGCTTCGGCGACATCTATGTCGGCGGCGCGCTCACGGGCTACGCCTACACGCAGACGAACCAGTTCGCGCCGGGCCTGGCCCTGCCGCTCGGCATCTTCCCGGACCGGGACCGGGCCGCGCGGGTGGACTTCTCCAACCTGATGGGCTTCGTCCAGAAGGCGGATGGCCCGTTCCAGTTCTACATCGCGGCCGGCGCCTACGCGGTGCCCACCCTCGGGGCGCAGAATTACAGCGCCATCAACCAGACCGACCTGCTGTTCGGGCCGCTGCCGGTCGCCTTCGGCAAGTGGCAGATCAACGACGCGTGGTCGATCCAGGGCGGCCGCATGCCGACGCTGATCGGCAGCGAGGCGCCCTTCACCTTCCAGAACCTGAACATCTCGCGCGGCCTGCTGTTCTTCCAGGAGAACATCATCAACCACGGTGTCCAGGTGAACTGGTCGGAGGGCCCGTGGTCGGTGTCGGTGGCGGGCACGGACGGGTTCTACTCGGGTGAGATCAGCTGGTTCACCGGCTCGGTGGCCTACAAGCTGAACGACGCCAACACGATCGGCGTGAACGGCGGCTTCAACGTCGACCGGACCAATGCCGGGATCAAGAGCTTCCGCTACCAGTTCGCGACGCCCTTGTTCCAGCAGAACAGCGGCATCTTCAACATCAACTACACCTATTCGGACGGGCCGTGGATCATCACGCCCTACTTCCAGTTCACGAATGTCGAGCGTGATCCGCGCATCGGGATCGTGGAGAGCGCCTCGACCTATGGCGGCGCGATCCTGGCGAGCTACGCCTTCAACGACAATTTCGCCCTGGCCGGCCGCGTCGAGTACGAGACGCAGACGGGCAACCGCTTCACGGGGCTTACCAGCCTGCTCTACGGGCCGGGCAGCTCCGCCCTCTCGGTCACGGTCACCCCGACCTTCACCTTCGGCCGCTACTTCCTGCGCGGCGAGTATGCGCACGTTCAGCTCTACGACATCACGGCGGGCCTCGGCTTCGGCAAGGCCGGCAACAAGACCTCGCAGGACCGCTACCTGATCGAGACCGGCTTCACCTTCTGA
- a CDS encoding LysR substrate-binding domain-containing protein — translation MTLEQLRIFVAVAERQHVTRAAEALNLSQSAVSAAVAALEERHATKLFHRVGRGVALTEAGRLFLGEARAVLARAATAEAVLADLSGLRRGTLRVQASQTIASHWLPRHLVAFRRLFPEIVVTLAIGNTAEVAAAVQAGTAELGFVEGRIDDPMLASEDVADDRLVLITAPDHRLAARATVRPQDLAEAAWVMREAGSGTRSVLEAALTGAGIAPSGLRVVLELPSNEAVRAAVEAGAGASVLSHSVVAPALRAGSLAAPPFPLPSRAFRVLRHRERYRSRAADALLALIAGPPG, via the coding sequence GTGACCCTAGAGCAGCTTCGCATCTTCGTCGCGGTGGCCGAGCGCCAGCACGTGACCCGCGCCGCCGAGGCGCTGAACCTCTCGCAATCGGCGGTCAGCGCGGCGGTGGCCGCGCTGGAGGAGCGGCACGCCACCAAGCTCTTCCACCGCGTCGGGCGCGGCGTCGCGTTGACCGAGGCCGGCCGCCTCTTCCTGGGCGAGGCGCGGGCCGTGCTGGCGCGCGCGGCCACGGCCGAGGCCGTGCTCGCGGACCTCTCGGGCCTGCGGCGCGGCACCCTGCGCGTGCAGGCCAGCCAGACCATCGCGAGCCACTGGCTCCCCCGCCACCTCGTCGCCTTCCGCCGGCTCTTCCCCGAGATCGTCGTCACCCTCGCGATCGGCAACACGGCCGAGGTCGCGGCCGCGGTGCAGGCCGGGACCGCCGAACTCGGCTTCGTGGAAGGGAGGATCGACGATCCGATGCTCGCGAGCGAGGACGTCGCCGACGACAGGCTCGTCCTGATCACCGCGCCGGACCATCGCCTCGCCGCCCGCGCGACGGTGCGCCCGCAGGATCTGGCCGAGGCCGCGTGGGTGATGCGCGAGGCGGGTTCCGGCACGCGCTCGGTCCTGGAAGCCGCCCTGACCGGCGCCGGGATCGCGCCCTCCGGGCTGCGGGTCGTGCTGGAACTGCCCTCGAACGAGGCCGTGCGGGCGGCGGTCGAGGCGGGGGCGGGGGCGAGCGTGCTCTCCCACAGCGTCGTCGCGCCGGCCCTGCGGGCGGGCAGCCTGGCGGCGCCGCCCTTCCCCCTGCCGAGCCGGGCCTTCCGTGTCCTGCGGCACCGGGAGCGCTATCGCAGCCGCGCCGCCGACGCGCTCCTCGCCCTGATCGCCGGGCCGCCGGGCTAG
- a CDS encoding YeiH family protein, which translates to MPSIEIATDAATRGAALTRTGRGLGALRRVMPGLALCLAVAAASVGLERVEARLFGRAWLEALVLAILIGTALRTAWAPPARWRPGIAFSAKTLLEIAVVLLGASLSADAILAAGPGLLVGIAAVVAAAIALGYGLGRALGLPRRMAVLVACGNAICGNSAIAAVAPVIGADGEEVAASIAFTAVLGVLVVLGLPLLVPLLHLSATQYGVLAGLTVYAVPQVLAATAPVAALSAQVGTLVKLVRVLMLGPVVLGLSLAARRLPEETDEAAPRGAAGDRPARARVALHHLVPWFILAFLAMAALRSLGLVPRAALGPIADGATILTVVSMAALGLGVDVRVVAKAGPRVTLAVTLSLLGLGLVGLGLIRLLGIA; encoded by the coding sequence ATGCCCAGCATCGAGATCGCCACCGACGCCGCGACCCGCGGCGCAGCCCTGACCCGCACCGGCCGTGGCCTCGGCGCGCTGCGCCGGGTGATGCCCGGCCTCGCCCTGTGCCTCGCCGTCGCCGCCGCCTCCGTCGGGCTGGAGCGGGTCGAGGCGCGCCTGTTCGGACGCGCGTGGCTCGAAGCCCTGGTGCTGGCCATCCTGATCGGCACCGCCCTGCGCACGGCCTGGGCGCCGCCCGCGCGCTGGCGGCCCGGCATCGCCTTCTCGGCCAAGACGCTGCTCGAGATCGCGGTGGTGCTGCTCGGCGCCTCGCTCAGCGCCGACGCGATCCTGGCGGCCGGTCCCGGCCTGCTCGTCGGCATCGCGGCCGTCGTGGCCGCCGCCATCGCGCTCGGCTACGGCCTCGGCCGCGCGCTCGGCCTGCCCCGGCGTATGGCGGTGCTGGTGGCCTGCGGCAACGCGATCTGCGGCAACTCCGCCATCGCCGCCGTCGCCCCGGTGATCGGGGCGGACGGGGAGGAGGTGGCGGCCTCGATCGCCTTCACCGCCGTGCTCGGCGTGCTGGTGGTGCTCGGCCTGCCCCTCCTGGTGCCGCTCCTGCACCTGTCCGCCACGCAGTACGGAGTGCTGGCGGGGCTCACGGTCTACGCGGTGCCGCAGGTGCTCGCCGCCACCGCGCCGGTGGCCGCGCTCAGCGCGCAGGTCGGGACGCTCGTCAAGCTCGTGCGCGTGCTCATGCTCGGCCCGGTGGTGCTCGGACTGTCCCTCGCCGCGCGCCGCCTGCCCGAGGAGACCGACGAGGCCGCGCCGCGCGGTGCGGCGGGCGATCGACCGGCGCGGGCGCGGGTGGCGCTCCACCACCTCGTGCCCTGGTTCATCCTCGCCTTCCTTGCCATGGCGGCCCTGCGCTCGCTGGGCCTCGTGCCGCGGGCGGCGCTGGGGCCGATCGCCGACGGCGCGACGATCCTGACGGTCGTCTCCATGGCCGCGCTCGGCCTCGGCGTGGACGTGCGGGTCGTGGCCAAGGCCGGTCCGCGCGTCACCCTGGCCGTCACGCTCTCGCTCCTGGGGCTGGGCCTCGTCGGCCTCGGCCTGATCCGCCTGCTCGGCATCGCCTGA
- a CDS encoding Bax inhibitor-1/YccA family protein has protein sequence MNTPYAWQSTAAPSAALFDEGLRQHMLRVYNRMGLGLALTGLVAFAVSATPSIAQPLFGTPLKYVVMLAPLAFILFLSFRIEQISAATAQTLFWSFCAVMGLSLASVFLVFTGTSIARTFFITAAMFGATSLYGYTTKRDLSRMGSFLMMGLIGVVIASLVNIFLASSALHFAISLIGVVIFVGLTAYDTQSIKEQYAEHWDQETSGKLAVFGALSLYLNFINLFQLLLNFTGERE, from the coding sequence ATGAACACGCCTTACGCTTGGCAGAGCACGGCGGCGCCCTCCGCCGCCCTCTTCGACGAGGGCCTGCGGCAGCACATGCTGCGGGTCTACAACCGGATGGGGCTCGGCCTCGCCCTGACCGGCCTCGTCGCCTTCGCGGTGTCGGCGACGCCGTCCATCGCCCAGCCCCTGTTCGGCACGCCGCTGAAATACGTGGTGATGCTGGCGCCGCTCGCCTTCATCCTGTTCCTGTCGTTCCGCATCGAGCAGATCTCGGCCGCCACCGCCCAGACCCTGTTCTGGAGCTTCTGCGCGGTGATGGGGCTGTCGCTGGCCTCGGTCTTCCTGGTCTTCACCGGGACGAGCATCGCGCGCACCTTCTTCATCACGGCGGCGATGTTCGGCGCGACGAGCCTGTACGGCTACACCACGAAGCGCGACCTCTCGCGGATGGGCTCCTTCCTGATGATGGGCCTGATCGGCGTCGTCATCGCGAGCCTCGTCAACATCTTCCTGGCGTCGAGCGCGCTGCACTTCGCCATCTCGCTGATCGGCGTCGTGATCTTCGTCGGCCTGACGGCCTACGACACCCAGTCGATCAAGGAGCAGTACGCGGAGCACTGGGACCAGGAGACCAGCGGCAAGCTCGCGGTGTTCGGGGCGCTGTCGCTCTACCTGAACTTCATCAACCTGTTCCAGCTGCTTCTGAACTTCACCGGCGAGCGGGAGTAG
- a CDS encoding anti-sigma factor family protein, whose translation MMDPITESDLNAYIDGQLDLPRRIEVEGHLAAHPEIAARVMADLRTRDALCAAFAPSHPRLHPGPMPERIAVAARRLDRALTWRRIGQRFQRAAVVAFLVGAGWLMHAETGGFGVPGTIASTHSPPFVEDAIQARQASQLRARVASLRPSPAYDRAGVEAATGIRLPDLPRDWRVRDLQIVPTRSGAGVEVAIDAASLGPVALFATQTADEAALAPEVTRGSDAVTVYWKAGHTAYALSGGDEPALGRAAETLGAPRP comes from the coding sequence ATGATGGACCCGATCACCGAGAGCGACCTGAACGCCTATATCGACGGCCAGCTCGATCTCCCGCGGCGGATCGAGGTCGAGGGCCACCTCGCGGCCCATCCGGAGATCGCCGCCCGGGTGATGGCGGACCTGCGCACCCGCGACGCGCTCTGCGCCGCCTTCGCGCCGTCCCATCCCCGCCTGCATCCCGGTCCGATGCCCGAGCGCATCGCCGTGGCGGCCCGCCGCCTCGACCGGGCGCTGACCTGGCGGCGGATCGGCCAGCGCTTCCAGCGCGCCGCGGTCGTCGCCTTCCTGGTCGGCGCCGGGTGGCTGATGCATGCCGAGACGGGCGGGTTCGGGGTGCCGGGCACCATCGCCTCGACCCACTCGCCGCCCTTCGTGGAGGACGCGATCCAGGCCCGGCAGGCCTCGCAGCTGCGCGCCCGCGTCGCCTCCCTGCGGCCGAGCCCGGCCTACGACCGGGCCGGCGTCGAGGCCGCCACCGGGATCCGCCTGCCGGACCTGCCGCGCGACTGGCGGGTGCGCGACCTGCAGATCGTCCCGACCCGCTCCGGCGCGGGCGTGGAGGTGGCGATCGACGCGGCTTCGCTCGGTCCCGTGGCGCTCTTCGCGACCCAGACCGCGGACGAGGCGGCGCTCGCCCCCGAGGTGACGCGCGGCAGCGACGCGGTGACGGTCTATTGGAAGGCCGGCCACACCGCCTACGCGCTGAGCGGCGGCGACGAGCCGGCGCTCGGCCGCGCCGCCGAGACGCTCGGCGCGCCGCGGCCCTGA
- a CDS encoding sigma-70 family RNA polymerase sigma factor has protein sequence MTSRKRLDVVDLIVPLRRYARALTRDPAQADDLVHDALVRALEHQSSLKSGTNLRTWLMTVLHNAFIDGQRRRQVEARYAETLEHIADAAVPAGQDSHVRLAQIREAFARLPEEQRAALHLVTIEGMAYQEAADVLGIPIGTLMSRLGRGRAALRSFESGENRLAPPAAPPPPEVSPRLRVVQGGRPSVEYDR, from the coding sequence ATGACCTCACGCAAGCGCCTCGACGTCGTCGACCTGATCGTGCCGCTGCGGCGCTACGCCCGCGCGCTCACCCGCGACCCGGCCCAGGCGGACGATCTCGTGCACGACGCCCTCGTGCGCGCCCTGGAACATCAGAGCTCGCTCAAGAGCGGGACCAACCTGCGCACCTGGCTGATGACGGTGCTGCACAACGCCTTCATCGACGGGCAGCGCCGCCGCCAAGTGGAGGCGCGCTACGCCGAGACCCTCGAGCACATCGCCGACGCGGCGGTGCCCGCCGGTCAGGACAGCCACGTGCGCCTCGCCCAGATCCGCGAGGCCTTCGCGCGGCTGCCCGAGGAGCAGCGGGCGGCGCTCCACCTGGTGACGATCGAGGGCATGGCCTACCAGGAGGCCGCCGACGTGCTCGGCATCCCGATCGGTACGCTGATGTCGCGGCTCGGGCGCGGCCGCGCGGCCCTGCGCAGTTTCGAGAGCGGGGAGAACCGGCTGGCGCCCCCCGCCGCGCCCCCGCCGCCGGAGGTCAGCCCGCGCCTGCGCGTGGTTCAGGGCGGCCGCCCGTCCGTGGAGTACGACCGATGA